From Verrucomicrobiia bacterium, the proteins below share one genomic window:
- a CDS encoding bifunctional transaldolase/phosoglucose isomerase, with protein sequence MKTTNASSGNASTFELARAGQSPWLDFISRQLLSSGKLKSLIEDAGLLGVTSNPSIFEKAIGTPGAGYDKDVKRLSRKGQSTLEIYDALTIEDIQEACDLFKGVHTESEGEHGYVSLEVRPDLAHDEKRTVEDAVRLFGRVARPNVMIKVPATTAGVAAFRELTARGINVNVTLIFSLEHYLSVLNAYLEGLEERLRKGADLSKVHSVASVFVSRYDSLLDVRLAQLQERESDADERADLESLKGKAAVANSKIIYQEFRKVLAGGRFQTLKANGANVQKVLWGSTSVKNPKYPDLLYVEPLIGEETVNTMPEPTFTAFLDHGQVKIGAVEENVEEAAAVVDRLKEWGLDLNEVGQKLQHDGLIAFENSFDSLMKTLELACEHFRGKTTLARLKATVSEIVTRKVPVERMEKESFRERFFKADPSLWKTEKEHQQVINNRMGWLRIADWMLGRLYELDELSDDVWNEHYHDLVLLGMGGSSLAPEVMSLIVPRLGRGKKMRFHVLDTTDPGALLAVERKVKLQKTLFIVASKSGSTVETMSQYQYFHEKVLKQYAGNPDKLSLSGNQFIAITDEGSRLEQEGYDKRFRKVFINPTDVGGRYSALSFFGLVPAALLGISVRQLLKQAKTLFASAESEKDLRKNASFYLGALLGTLAREGRGKLTVWTSPRLKPFGAWLEQLVAESTGKEGQGILPVDGERPGKTDVYGKDRSFLILKLAGEKNKRLAAQVKELKKAGFPVLEMDWPDRTSLGAEFLRWEISTAVASAVMGVNPFDEPNVKESKDITTRLLTESERDGEIVDPENLVKARKPIDFDDFFRSLEEGRYLALLPYVMRSPKTTAYFERIQAVLRDAFKVPVTVGFGPRYLHSIGQLFKGGPETGNFLFFTLQDPRDAKIPHVKFSFSDLKKAQATGDSQALSDRGLPAMTVDLGRDLEGGLKAFEKQLVRYLKQKNPAS encoded by the coding sequence ATGAAGACTACGAACGCATCGTCCGGCAATGCCTCGACCTTCGAGCTCGCCCGTGCAGGGCAGAGCCCCTGGCTTGATTTCATCAGCCGCCAGCTCCTTTCGTCCGGAAAACTGAAGTCCCTGATCGAAGACGCAGGGCTTCTCGGGGTGACCTCCAATCCCAGCATTTTCGAAAAGGCCATCGGCACGCCGGGCGCCGGTTACGACAAAGACGTCAAGCGCCTGAGCCGCAAAGGCCAGTCCACGCTCGAGATCTACGACGCGCTGACGATCGAAGACATCCAGGAGGCCTGCGACCTTTTCAAGGGCGTGCACACCGAGTCTGAAGGCGAGCACGGCTATGTCAGCCTCGAAGTCCGTCCCGATCTCGCGCATGATGAAAAGCGCACGGTCGAAGACGCCGTCCGGCTTTTCGGCAGGGTGGCCCGGCCGAACGTTATGATCAAGGTCCCGGCGACGACCGCCGGCGTCGCAGCCTTCCGCGAGCTTACGGCCCGCGGCATCAACGTCAACGTGACGCTGATCTTTTCTCTCGAGCATTATCTTTCCGTCCTGAATGCTTACCTGGAAGGCCTCGAAGAGCGCCTGCGCAAGGGAGCCGATCTTTCCAAGGTTCATTCCGTCGCCAGCGTTTTCGTCAGCCGCTATGATTCGCTGCTCGACGTGCGCCTGGCCCAGCTCCAGGAGCGCGAATCCGACGCGGACGAACGCGCGGATCTCGAATCCCTGAAGGGCAAGGCGGCCGTCGCCAATTCCAAGATTATCTACCAGGAATTCCGCAAGGTGCTTGCGGGCGGACGCTTCCAGACCTTGAAGGCCAACGGCGCCAACGTGCAAAAAGTCCTGTGGGGCAGCACGAGCGTGAAAAATCCCAAATATCCGGACCTGCTTTACGTGGAACCGCTTATCGGGGAAGAAACCGTCAACACCATGCCGGAGCCCACGTTCACCGCTTTTCTCGATCACGGCCAGGTGAAGATCGGCGCCGTCGAAGAAAACGTGGAAGAGGCCGCCGCAGTCGTGGACCGTCTCAAGGAATGGGGGCTGGACCTCAACGAGGTCGGGCAGAAACTGCAGCACGACGGCCTCATCGCGTTCGAAAACTCGTTTGATTCGCTCATGAAAACGCTGGAGCTGGCCTGCGAGCATTTTCGCGGGAAAACGACGCTGGCGCGCCTCAAGGCCACGGTTTCGGAAATCGTGACGCGCAAGGTGCCGGTCGAACGCATGGAAAAGGAATCGTTCCGGGAACGTTTCTTCAAAGCCGACCCGTCCCTGTGGAAAACCGAAAAAGAACACCAGCAGGTGATCAACAACCGCATGGGATGGCTGCGCATCGCGGACTGGATGCTGGGACGCCTTTATGAACTCGACGAGCTTTCCGACGACGTGTGGAATGAACATTATCACGACCTCGTGCTTTTGGGCATGGGCGGCTCGAGCCTGGCGCCTGAAGTCATGAGTCTGATCGTGCCGCGTCTGGGCCGGGGTAAGAAAATGCGCTTCCATGTGCTCGACACCACCGATCCCGGCGCCCTCCTGGCCGTGGAGCGGAAAGTGAAATTGCAGAAGACGCTTTTCATCGTGGCCAGTAAATCCGGATCCACGGTGGAAACCATGTCGCAGTACCAGTACTTTCACGAGAAGGTCCTCAAGCAGTACGCGGGGAACCCGGACAAGCTTTCGCTGTCGGGAAATCAGTTCATCGCCATCACGGACGAAGGGTCGCGGCTCGAGCAGGAAGGTTACGACAAGCGCTTCCGCAAGGTGTTCATCAATCCTACGGACGTGGGCGGCCGTTATTCCGCGCTTTCGTTTTTCGGCCTCGTGCCCGCCGCGCTTCTCGGGATTTCCGTGCGGCAGCTGCTGAAACAGGCGAAGACGCTGTTTGCGTCCGCGGAATCCGAAAAAGACCTGAGAAAGAACGCTTCCTTTTATCTGGGGGCGCTTTTGGGAACGCTGGCGCGTGAAGGCCGGGGCAAGCTGACGGTATGGACTTCACCGCGGCTCAAGCCGTTTGGCGCCTGGCTCGAACAGCTGGTGGCCGAAAGCACGGGCAAGGAAGGCCAGGGGATTTTGCCCGTCGACGGCGAACGCCCGGGCAAGACAGACGTCTACGGCAAGGACCGTTCGTTTCTTATCTTGAAACTGGCCGGCGAAAAAAACAAGCGCCTGGCCGCGCAGGTCAAAGAACTCAAAAAAGCCGGCTTCCCTGTCCTTGAAATGGATTGGCCGGACCGCACGTCTCTAGGCGCTGAATTTCTTCGGTGGGAGATCAGCACGGCCGTTGCAAGTGCGGTGATGGGCGTCAACCCTTTTGACGAGCCCAACGTCAAAGAGAGCAAGGACATTACCACGCGTCTTTTAACCGAATCGGAACGGGACGGGGAAATCGTGGACCCGGAAAATCTCGTCAAGGCGCGCAAGCCCATTGATTTCGACGATTTTTTCCGCAGCCTGGAAGAGGGGCGTTACCTCGCGCTGCTTCCTTATGTTATGCGTTCGCCCAAGACCACGGCGTATTTCGAGAGGATCCAGGCCGTGCTGCGCGACGCCTTCAAAGTGCCGGTGACCGTGGGCTTCGGTCCGCGCTACCTTCACTCCATCGGACAGCTTTTCAAGGGCGGCCCGGAAACGGGAAACTTTCTGTTTTTCACGCTCCAGGATCCGCGCGATGCCAAGATCCCGCACGTGAAATTCAGCTTTTCCGACCTGAAGAAGGCGCAGGCCACGGGGGACTCGCAGGCGCTTTCCGACCGCGGGCTTCCGGCCATGACCGTGGATCTGGGCCGGGACCTGGAAGGCGGCCTCAAAGCCTTCGAAAAGCAGCTCGTTCGTTACCTGAAGCAGAAAAACCCGGCTTCTTGA
- the recN gene encoding DNA repair protein RecN: MLLQLTIRNFALIDELSLEFTGGLNVLTGETGAGKSILLDALRLALGERMDRTEFLLPGKPCVIEAAFSADKDFAADEKFAGFFAAGDECLILKREISPEGKSKCLMNGQIVNLSLLREAGQRLIEFHGQNDQQTIFLPDAHRGLLDRLAGLQGEHTGLTKSYAELFRTYKDLRSRHERLLEACQGKQRRLDLLRYQIDEIEKIAPRPEEEEELKTERIRLSHAQKLFDITGAILGALDQEDISASSRVLEAFRQFQSWIKIDESAEPLRANLENVQTGLEELLRDVRDYQEKLSFDEGRLDEIQQRLDQLETLKRKYGGTLTEVLAFFETSKQEYDELVDSEIVEKDLQGEMAKLLPELDKKASEISKLRKRAAQNLKTQVERELKDLAFLQAQFECRLSDTELAEHGKDHIEFYLSPNPGHELKPLAKVASGGEASRILLALKRALARVDNIPCLIFDEIDANIGGRLGETVGRKLREIASERQVLLITHLPQIASFSERHFKVIKTVFKGATRVRYELLEGDDRVKELAQMMSGSRETEISRSHAKEMIKTASR, translated from the coding sequence ATGCTCCTTCAACTGACCATCCGCAATTTTGCCCTCATCGACGAATTGAGCCTGGAATTCACCGGAGGGCTGAACGTTCTCACCGGCGAAACCGGGGCCGGTAAATCCATCCTTCTCGACGCGCTCCGGCTTGCTTTGGGCGAGCGCATGGACCGCACGGAATTCCTTCTGCCTGGGAAGCCCTGCGTGATCGAAGCCGCTTTTTCCGCGGACAAAGATTTCGCTGCAGATGAAAAATTTGCCGGTTTCTTCGCCGCCGGCGACGAATGCCTCATCCTGAAGCGCGAAATTTCCCCCGAAGGCAAAAGCAAATGCCTGATGAACGGGCAGATCGTGAACCTCTCGCTTTTGCGGGAAGCGGGGCAGCGCCTCATTGAATTCCACGGCCAGAACGACCAGCAGACGATTTTCCTGCCGGACGCGCACCGCGGGCTTTTGGACCGCCTGGCTGGCCTGCAGGGCGAGCATACCGGGCTCACGAAGTCCTATGCCGAGCTTTTTCGGACCTACAAAGACCTTCGCTCGCGCCACGAACGTCTTCTCGAAGCCTGCCAGGGCAAGCAGCGGCGTCTTGATCTCTTACGCTACCAGATCGACGAGATCGAAAAAATCGCGCCGCGGCCTGAAGAAGAGGAAGAGCTCAAGACCGAGCGCATCCGTTTGTCGCATGCCCAGAAGCTCTTTGATATCACGGGCGCGATCCTGGGCGCTCTCGATCAAGAAGACATCTCGGCTTCATCCCGCGTGCTGGAGGCTTTCCGGCAGTTCCAGTCCTGGATCAAGATCGACGAAAGCGCGGAGCCTTTGCGCGCAAATCTCGAGAACGTCCAGACCGGCCTTGAAGAGCTGCTGCGGGACGTGCGCGACTACCAGGAGAAATTGTCGTTCGACGAAGGGCGCCTCGACGAAATCCAGCAGCGTCTGGACCAGCTCGAGACATTGAAGCGCAAATACGGCGGCACACTGACCGAAGTCCTGGCCTTTTTCGAAACTTCAAAACAAGAATACGACGAGCTCGTGGATTCCGAGATCGTGGAAAAAGACCTGCAAGGCGAAATGGCGAAGCTCTTGCCGGAGCTGGACAAAAAAGCTTCCGAAATTTCCAAGCTCCGCAAGCGCGCGGCCCAAAATTTAAAGACGCAGGTCGAGCGTGAGCTCAAAGACCTCGCATTCCTGCAGGCCCAATTCGAATGCCGCTTGTCTGATACGGAGCTCGCGGAGCACGGGAAGGATCACATCGAATTTTATTTGAGTCCGAATCCCGGCCATGAATTGAAGCCGCTGGCCAAAGTCGCTTCCGGCGGCGAGGCGTCGCGGATCCTGCTCGCCTTGAAACGCGCTTTGGCGCGGGTGGATAATATTCCCTGTCTGATTTTCGACGAAATCGATGCCAACATCGGCGGACGCCTGGGCGAGACCGTGGGCCGCAAGCTGCGCGAGATTGCCTCCGAGCGCCAGGTGCTTCTCATCACGCACCTGCCTCAGATCGCGTCTTTTTCCGAGCGCCATTTCAAAGTCATCAAGACGGTCTTCAAGGGCGCGACGCGCGTGCGCTATGAGCTGCTGGAAGGGGACGACAGAGTCAAGGAATTGGCCCAGATGATGAGCGGCAGCCGCGAAACGGAAATTTCCCGGTCCCATGCCAAGGAAATGATCAAAACCGCCTCCCGCTAG
- a CDS encoding phosphatidylglycerophosphatase A — protein sequence MKSKPGFSHLPNALSALRAVLGCILPYFIFRHEPQAHQLASWIYGFAAFTDQWDGLLARKMGVVSDTGKYVDPLADKVLILGPLSAFAALGYYSFWWVVPVFAREIIITFCRTGWLLEGKAIGAEKLGKFKMGLQIAAVSFSLIYQMVSDYHENAILRHVMFFFVVAAVIMTIVSGITFMISNHKLCLTPFFAKYTSAMGVGLFPGPAGTWGSLLAIPLIILCSVHPAVYAGSFVIIFCAGWWGVRRLGLKEHEDPSYVVVDETCGMMLALAGLPLGWMSLGLGFLLFRFFDILKPFPLRRLEKIHGFWGIMLDDLGAGIYSWLILKLILG from the coding sequence GTGAAATCTAAGCCGGGTTTTTCGCATCTCCCTAATGCCCTGAGCGCCTTGAGAGCCGTTCTGGGCTGTATCCTTCCGTATTTTATTTTCCGCCACGAACCTCAAGCCCATCAGCTTGCGTCCTGGATTTACGGCTTTGCCGCCTTTACCGACCAATGGGACGGACTGCTTGCGCGCAAGATGGGTGTCGTCAGTGATACTGGAAAGTACGTGGATCCTCTGGCCGACAAGGTCCTCATCCTCGGGCCTTTGTCCGCCTTTGCCGCGCTCGGCTATTATTCCTTTTGGTGGGTGGTTCCGGTTTTTGCCCGCGAAATCATCATCACGTTTTGCCGGACAGGCTGGCTGCTCGAAGGCAAAGCCATCGGCGCGGAAAAGCTCGGCAAATTCAAGATGGGCCTCCAGATCGCGGCGGTGTCGTTCTCTCTTATTTACCAGATGGTGAGCGATTATCATGAGAATGCCATCCTCCGGCACGTGATGTTTTTCTTTGTGGTTGCTGCCGTGATCATGACGATCGTCTCGGGAATCACGTTCATGATTTCCAACCACAAGCTTTGCCTTACTCCTTTTTTTGCCAAATACACAAGCGCCATGGGCGTGGGGCTTTTTCCCGGACCCGCCGGCACGTGGGGTTCGCTGCTTGCCATCCCGCTCATCATCCTTTGCAGCGTCCATCCCGCGGTCTACGCCGGTTCCTTTGTGATTATTTTTTGCGCGGGGTGGTGGGGCGTACGGCGCCTTGGATTGAAGGAACACGAAGACCCGTCGTACGTGGTCGTGGACGAGACCTGCGGCATGATGCTCGCGCTTGCCGGCCTGCCCCTGGGCTGGATGTCGCTGGGGCTCGGCTTCCTGCTTTTCCGTTTTTTCGACATCTTGAAGCCGTTCCCGCTTCGCCGCCTGGAAAAGATCCACGGCTTCTGGGGCATCATGCTCGACGATCTCGGGGCGGGCATTTACAGCTGGCTGATCCTCAAGCTCATTTTGGGATAA
- the rimO gene encoding 30S ribosomal protein S12 methylthiotransferase RimO, translating into MATTKTKTSSLPVSKDRPVRVGMLSLGCPKTLVDSEVILGKLGGPSYELVPSVTDCDVALLNTCAFIQDAQEESVNRILELLELKKEKKIQAVVVMGCLVQRFPKELQKELKEVDAFIGSGEYAKIQDIVGKVMGGDHVVSLGKPGYLSTARERRVALTPTHYRYLKISEGCDHVCTFCTIPSFRGKHRSRTLDDVVREAEDLAAQGAKEIILTGQDTTFFGRDTTGKFLLPELLRQLDKVDGIEWLRVLYAYPSCVTEELMEAMAQSKKVCHYLDMPLQHASDPMLLAMKRGITKRRTIDLIRRFREIVPDVAIRTTFIVGFPGETERDFQELLEFIEETRFDRLGIFTYSQEEGSPAAQLEGQIPEKVKEKRLEQAMLVQQKVSLAQNKAHLGKTFQVMIEGQDEKDPEIWVARSYMDAPEVDGNVLLKSSRTLRPGEFHPVRITAVREYDLLGEI; encoded by the coding sequence ATGGCAACCACCAAAACCAAAACTTCATCGCTTCCTGTTTCGAAAGACCGCCCGGTCCGGGTCGGTATGCTGTCCCTCGGGTGCCCCAAGACCCTGGTCGACAGCGAGGTCATCCTCGGAAAGCTCGGCGGGCCTTCCTATGAGCTCGTGCCTTCGGTCACAGACTGCGACGTGGCCCTTCTGAATACCTGCGCTTTTATCCAAGACGCCCAGGAAGAATCCGTGAACCGGATCCTGGAGCTTCTGGAGCTCAAGAAGGAAAAGAAAATTCAGGCCGTCGTGGTCATGGGATGCCTGGTCCAGCGTTTTCCCAAGGAGCTGCAGAAGGAATTGAAAGAGGTGGACGCTTTCATTGGCTCCGGGGAGTACGCCAAAATCCAGGACATCGTCGGGAAGGTGATGGGAGGCGACCATGTGGTGTCGCTGGGTAAGCCCGGCTATCTTTCCACGGCCCGTGAGCGCCGCGTGGCCCTGACGCCGACGCATTACCGGTATCTTAAAATTTCCGAAGGCTGCGATCATGTCTGCACCTTCTGCACGATCCCGTCTTTTCGCGGCAAGCACCGCTCGCGCACGCTGGACGATGTGGTGCGCGAAGCCGAGGATCTCGCCGCGCAGGGCGCCAAAGAAATCATTTTAACCGGACAGGACACGACCTTTTTCGGGCGCGACACCACGGGAAAATTTCTCCTTCCCGAACTCTTGCGCCAGCTTGACAAGGTGGACGGCATCGAATGGCTCCGCGTCCTTTACGCTTATCCGTCCTGCGTCACCGAGGAGTTGATGGAAGCCATGGCGCAGTCCAAAAAAGTCTGCCACTACCTCGACATGCCTCTTCAGCATGCGAGTGATCCGATGCTGCTGGCCATGAAGCGCGGCATCACCAAGCGCCGTACGATCGACCTGATCCGCCGCTTCCGTGAAATCGTGCCGGACGTCGCGATCCGCACGACGTTCATCGTGGGTTTTCCCGGAGAGACCGAGCGTGATTTTCAGGAGCTTCTCGAATTCATCGAAGAGACGCGCTTCGACCGGCTGGGGATTTTTACGTATTCGCAGGAAGAGGGATCTCCCGCAGCTCAACTGGAAGGGCAGATCCCTGAAAAGGTGAAAGAAAAACGCCTCGAGCAGGCCATGCTTGTCCAGCAGAAGGTGTCGCTTGCGCAGAACAAGGCGCATCTGGGAAAGACGTTCCAGGTCATGATCGAAGGGCAGGACGAAAAAGACCCCGAGATCTGGGTGGCCCGTTCCTACATGGACGCTCCCGAAGTCGATGGCAACGTTTTGTTGAAATCTTCCAGAACCCTCCGGCCGGGAGAATTTCATCCCGTCCGCATCACGGCGGTGAGGGAATATGACCTTTTGGGTGAAATCTAA
- a CDS encoding N-acetylmuramoyl-L-alanine amidase yields MRLKSKAFAAHLLLAAATVFLASCSSTPSTRPGRYAGPISVSMPAPYASPRTIRHQVGPSETLWRISKMYHVDMNTIMRANNLTSNSKLTMGQVLVIPDTQGPVPVIPLYPSKKWQYIVIHHTATEAGNAMTINDLHHKRGFWNGLGYHFLIDNGTDGKQQGLIEVGPRWVKQSDGAHANADGMNQKGIGISLVGNFSETRVPEHMLDSLVFLVQTLQNYYGIPDSHVIRHRDVKGKHTECPGNNFPWQEFKHRLSMA; encoded by the coding sequence ATGCGATTAAAATCTAAGGCCTTTGCGGCCCATCTTCTGCTGGCGGCAGCAACCGTGTTTCTTGCAAGCTGCTCGTCCACGCCATCCACGCGCCCCGGGCGTTATGCGGGCCCGATTTCGGTGTCCATGCCGGCTCCGTATGCATCGCCGCGGACCATTCGCCATCAAGTCGGCCCTTCTGAAACGCTTTGGCGCATCTCCAAAATGTATCACGTGGACATGAATACCATCATGCGGGCCAACAACCTGACCAGCAATAGCAAGCTCACGATGGGCCAGGTGCTCGTGATTCCGGACACGCAGGGCCCGGTGCCCGTGATTCCTCTTTATCCTTCGAAAAAGTGGCAGTATATTGTGATCCATCACACGGCGACTGAGGCGGGCAATGCCATGACGATCAACGACCTGCATCACAAGCGCGGCTTCTGGAACGGCCTGGGCTATCACTTTCTGATCGACAACGGGACCGACGGCAAGCAGCAGGGCCTGATCGAAGTGGGGCCGCGCTGGGTGAAGCAGTCCGACGGCGCGCACGCGAACGCGGACGGCATGAACCAGAAGGGCATCGGTATTTCGCTCGTGGGCAATTTTTCGGAGACCCGCGTTCCGGAGCACATGCTGGATTCACTCGTGTTTCTGGTCCAGACGCTTCAGAATTATTACGGCATTCCCGATTCGCACGTCATCCGTCACCGCGACGTGAAAGGAAAGCATACGGAATGCCCGGGGAATAATTTCCCCTGGCAGGAATTCAAGCACCGCCTTTCCATGGCTTAG
- a CDS encoding HAMP domain-containing sensor histidine kinase, whose amino-acid sequence MPPSAVIHVYGNLLVGSAYLLIFFFVFKNMLLPAGLRSMFSISIVLLFGVITLIFFAQALLAPEWKEPWSETLCLVMSAVPAMIFLLAGTKKNFGFSLADIEASKDRFDKLKEEFLSVASHELRTPLSVINGFGEILVREKLGPLNDEQKRRVRKILMQGQRLNRIIDELLDLSRIRRGKIECRKDVFDLVPVLKACIDDHQIVCEQQKIELRDEIPDVLPDVVGDLERVTQVIVNLVNNSIKYTDPGGTIVLSAAYDQAAQQVKVKIDDTGIGIAPEDQGHVFQEFFRAQHNHGKKYSGSGLGLTIVKQLVEAQGGTVGIFSEGLGKGSSFFFTLPISKSPLHSARKTAA is encoded by the coding sequence ATGCCCCCCTCGGCGGTCATCCACGTTTACGGCAATCTCCTCGTCGGCAGCGCCTATCTCCTCATTTTCTTTTTCGTGTTCAAGAACATGCTTCTGCCCGCCGGGCTGCGCAGCATGTTTTCAATTTCAATCGTCCTGCTTTTCGGCGTCATCACGCTGATTTTTTTCGCCCAGGCACTTCTCGCCCCGGAATGGAAGGAGCCGTGGTCGGAGACGCTCTGCCTTGTCATGAGCGCGGTGCCGGCCATGATCTTCCTGCTGGCGGGAACGAAAAAGAATTTCGGGTTCAGCCTGGCCGACATCGAGGCCTCCAAAGACCGCTTCGACAAATTAAAGGAAGAGTTCCTTTCTGTCGCGTCCCACGAGCTGCGCACGCCGCTGTCGGTGATTAACGGCTTCGGCGAAATCCTGGTCCGCGAGAAGCTTGGGCCGCTCAATGACGAGCAGAAACGGCGCGTCCGGAAGATCCTCATGCAGGGACAGAGGCTGAACCGGATCATCGATGAACTGCTTGATCTTTCCCGCATCCGGCGGGGGAAGATCGAATGCCGCAAGGACGTCTTCGACCTGGTTCCGGTATTGAAAGCCTGCATCGACGACCATCAGATCGTGTGCGAGCAGCAGAAGATCGAACTGCGGGACGAGATTCCGGACGTGCTTCCTGATGTCGTGGGCGATTTGGAGCGCGTGACCCAGGTAATCGTCAATCTCGTCAATAATTCCATTAAATATACCGATCCGGGCGGCACGATCGTGCTTTCCGCCGCTTATGACCAGGCCGCGCAGCAGGTCAAGGTCAAGATCGACGACACCGGGATCGGGATTGCTCCCGAAGACCAGGGCCATGTGTTCCAGGAATTCTTCCGCGCCCAGCACAATCACGGCAAGAAATATTCGGGCAGCGGCCTGGGCCTGACGATCGTCAAGCAGCTCGTGGAAGCGCAGGGCGGCACCGTGGGCATTTTCAGCGAAGGGCTCGGCAAAGGGAGCAGTTTCTTTTTCACGCTGCCCATTTCCAAAAGCCCGCTGCATTCCGCGCGTAAAACCGCGGCCTGA